The Epilithonimonas zeae genome contains a region encoding:
- a CDS encoding MFS transporter, with protein MNNSSQKISVVEKIGYSLGDLAANLVFQTLVTYLAYFYTDIYGLKPEDASIITLTVGLLAGFVFNPMVGALADRTRTKWGKFRPWILLTAIPLGAAALFAFSTPDFSYKGKMIYAAVTYSVLLLLYAANNLPYAALSGVITGDMSERNSISSYRFVAVMFAQFFVQVFMLPIILSAGHGDKAAGIEVVMTWLAIIGTVMLLITFLTTKERVIPKPEQESTLGADLKDLKKNKPWIIMLTVTALIFITLAMKGGSYVYYFNNYVDETSLQQFISPITNFFNSIGMNFFGEDPRSAGFGLFNAGGIIMMIVGITFSKKFADKYGKRDAFIASLFISTLFVLAFIFYPPKSVGLMFLSQILHGFFYGTGTPLLWAMIADVADYSEWKNNRRATAIIFSAMMVGLKVGLSIGSSLVALIIGKYGYISSEGTVNVIQPETVSTGAKMLVSVFPSIPFFLACGLLMFYEINKKKEIEIEHDLKERRKAKD; from the coding sequence ATGAACAACTCATCTCAAAAAATATCTGTCGTTGAAAAAATCGGCTACAGTTTAGGCGATTTAGCCGCCAATCTGGTTTTCCAGACTTTGGTAACGTATTTAGCCTATTTTTATACAGATATTTACGGATTAAAACCGGAAGATGCATCCATCATTACACTTACGGTCGGTTTATTGGCTGGTTTTGTTTTTAATCCGATGGTTGGAGCTTTGGCAGACAGAACCCGCACAAAATGGGGGAAATTCCGTCCTTGGATTTTATTAACGGCAATTCCGTTGGGTGCTGCGGCACTTTTTGCGTTCAGCACACCCGATTTTTCTTATAAAGGAAAAATGATTTATGCAGCAGTTACTTACTCTGTTTTATTATTGCTTTATGCAGCCAATAATTTACCTTACGCAGCTCTAAGTGGCGTAATTACAGGTGATATGAGCGAAAGAAACAGTATTTCTTCCTATCGTTTTGTTGCCGTTATGTTTGCGCAGTTTTTTGTTCAGGTATTTATGTTGCCGATTATTTTGTCTGCGGGACACGGTGACAAAGCAGCCGGAATCGAGGTGGTAATGACCTGGCTTGCAATTATCGGAACGGTAATGTTGCTCATCACTTTTCTCACAACTAAAGAAAGAGTGATTCCAAAACCGGAGCAGGAATCTACTTTAGGAGCTGATTTAAAAGATTTAAAGAAAAACAAGCCGTGGATTATTATGTTAACGGTTACTGCGTTGATTTTCATTACATTGGCAATGAAAGGCGGTTCGTATGTGTATTATTTTAACAATTATGTAGATGAAACTTCGCTTCAGCAATTTATATCACCGATTACCAATTTCTTCAATTCCATTGGGATGAATTTCTTCGGAGAAGACCCTCGTTCAGCAGGTTTCGGGTTATTCAATGCAGGTGGAATCATTATGATGATTGTTGGAATCACTTTCTCGAAAAAGTTTGCAGATAAATATGGCAAAAGAGATGCATTCATCGCTTCACTTTTTATTTCAACACTATTCGTTTTAGCATTTATCTTTTATCCGCCAAAATCAGTCGGATTGATGTTTTTATCCCAGATTTTACACGGTTTCTTCTACGGAACCGGAACACCATTACTTTGGGCGATGATTGCCGACGTTGCCGATTATTCAGAATGGAAGAACAACAGACGTGCGACAGCAATTATTTTCTCGGCAATGATGGTCGGTTTGAAAGTTGGTTTAAGCATTGGAAGTTCATTAGTTGCATTAATTATCGGAAAATATGGTTACATTTCCTCAGAAGGTACAGTCAACGTGATACAGCCGGAAACCGTTTCCACAGGTGCCAAAATGCTGGTCAGCGTATTCCCGTCAATCCCATTCTTTTTAGCGTGCGGATTGCTGATGTTCTACGAAATCAATAAGAAGAAAGAAATCGAAATCGAGCACGACCTTAAAGAAAGAAGAAAAGCGAAAGATTAA
- a CDS encoding sialate O-acetylesterase, with product MKNRIFFKILILFVGSLCISFIEAKITLPALVSDGMVLQRNQKLNIWGKADAGEKVEVKFLNKNYKITADQTGNWKISLPEQKAGGPYTMTINEIILKDILIGDVWLASGQSNMELPMRRLTPLYADEIKNANNQNIRFFTVPQKYNFKSPQTELDGGKWEATNPQTILNFSGVAYFFAKELSQKNKVAIGIIHASLGGSPIQAWMDENSLKKYPEYLDEAKKWQNDDLIKSTESSEQALSKAWYTELDQSDIGLNQHWENFDLNDSDWKTMNIPGSWEDKEGSFEGSVWFRKEINLTKNQAGKAAFLNLGRIKDADVTYINGVKVGNVTYEYPPRWYDIPAGVLKEGKNVIAVRITNGSGKGQFIADKPYYLEIDGNKIDLKTEWKYKIGAKMGKMAPGTTFIRWKPTGLYNAMINPIINYNIKGAIWYQGESNTGKPKEYGDLLTTMILDWRNKWNQKEMPFFTVQLANFMEPKAQPIESNWAELRDQQRQVSLKVPNTGLAVIIDIGEWSDIHPLNKKTVGDRLALQALKVADKKNIIADGPIYQSMKVEGNKIILSFKNGTDDFAPVSELKGFAIKGKDGKYEWAKAKMEGNKIIVWNETISNPVSVRYDWADNPDGNLKNKTGLPASPFTTE from the coding sequence ATGAAAAATAGAATCTTTTTTAAAATATTAATTTTATTCGTAGGCTCATTATGCATTTCGTTCATTGAAGCCAAAATCACACTTCCGGCACTGGTTTCAGATGGAATGGTTTTACAGCGCAACCAGAAATTAAATATCTGGGGAAAAGCCGATGCCGGAGAAAAAGTGGAAGTGAAATTCCTCAATAAAAATTACAAAATCACCGCTGACCAAACCGGAAACTGGAAAATCTCACTTCCCGAACAGAAAGCCGGAGGTCCTTACACGATGACCATCAATGAAATTATATTGAAAGATATTCTGATTGGTGACGTTTGGCTCGCTTCCGGACAATCGAATATGGAATTGCCAATGCGCAGACTGACTCCGCTTTACGCCGATGAAATTAAAAATGCAAATAACCAGAACATCAGGTTTTTTACAGTTCCTCAAAAATATAATTTTAAGTCACCTCAGACCGAGCTTGATGGCGGAAAATGGGAAGCTACAAATCCACAAACGATTCTTAATTTTTCCGGAGTTGCCTATTTTTTTGCTAAAGAATTAAGTCAGAAAAATAAAGTGGCCATTGGAATTATCCACGCAAGTTTGGGTGGTTCTCCGATTCAGGCGTGGATGGATGAAAATTCTCTGAAAAAATACCCTGAATATCTGGACGAAGCCAAAAAATGGCAAAATGATGATTTGATAAAATCTACCGAATCTAGCGAACAGGCCTTGAGCAAAGCTTGGTACACAGAGCTCGACCAAAGCGATATCGGATTAAACCAACATTGGGAAAATTTCGACCTAAACGATTCTGACTGGAAAACAATGAATATTCCCGGTTCTTGGGAAGATAAAGAGGGTTCTTTCGAAGGCTCGGTTTGGTTCCGAAAAGAAATTAATTTAACTAAAAATCAGGCAGGAAAAGCCGCTTTTTTAAATTTAGGAAGAATAAAAGATGCGGATGTTACCTACATCAACGGCGTAAAAGTAGGAAATGTAACCTATGAATATCCGCCGCGTTGGTACGATATTCCGGCAGGAGTTTTAAAAGAAGGTAAAAACGTCATTGCTGTAAGGATTACCAACGGGAGCGGAAAAGGACAGTTCATTGCAGACAAACCTTATTACCTCGAAATTGACGGAAATAAAATCGATTTAAAAACCGAATGGAAATATAAAATCGGTGCTAAAATGGGAAAAATGGCTCCCGGAACTACTTTTATCCGCTGGAAACCTACAGGGCTGTACAATGCAATGATTAATCCGATCATCAATTATAATATTAAAGGGGCAATTTGGTACCAAGGGGAAAGCAATACCGGAAAACCAAAAGAATACGGCGATTTGCTGACCACAATGATTCTGGATTGGCGAAATAAATGGAATCAGAAAGAGATGCCTTTTTTCACCGTACAATTAGCCAATTTTATGGAGCCAAAAGCGCAGCCTATTGAAAGCAATTGGGCAGAATTAAGAGACCAGCAGCGTCAGGTTTCGCTGAAAGTTCCGAACACAGGATTGGCTGTAATTATTGATATAGGAGAGTGGAGCGACATTCATCCATTAAATAAGAAAACAGTCGGTGACCGATTGGCTTTACAGGCGCTGAAAGTTGCCGATAAGAAAAATATCATCGCAGACGGACCGATTTATCAGTCGATGAAAGTGGAAGGAAATAAAATTATTCTTTCCTTTAAAAATGGAACTGATGATTTTGCACCGGTTTCAGAACTGAAAGGCTTCGCCATCAAAGGAAAAGACGGAAAATACGAATGGGCAAAAGCAAAAATGGAAGGCAATAAAATTATTGTCTGGAACGAGACTATTTCAAATCCAGTTTCAGTAAGATACGACTGGGCAGACAATCCAGACGGAAATCTGAAAAATAAAACCGGACTCCCCGCTTCACCATTTACTACAGAATAA
- a CDS encoding glycoside hydrolase family 127 protein codes for MNKKSLILFLSFTSLAFGQVKKNVSYFPLNKVHLSKSVFSKAMQTDEKYILSMDADRLLAPYLKEAGLKPKKENYPNWENTGLDGHIGGHYISALALMYASTGDPKVKQRLDYMINELERCQNLSENGYLSGVPNGKKIWKEIADGNIRAATFGLNDRWVPLYNIHKIYSGLRDAYWYADSEKAKKMLIKLTDWMADEVSGLSDEQIQDMLRSEHGGLNEVFADVYDITKNPKYLKLAHRFSHLAILNPLLNGEDKLTGIHANTQIPKVIGFKRIADLENNKEWSNAADFFWTNVTQKRSAIIGGNSVSEHFNPINDFSGMIKSIEGPETCNTYNMLKLSKELYVTNPKSSYVDYYERALYNHILSTQNPEKGGFVYFTPMRPGHYRVYSQPETSFWCCVGSGMENHAKYGEMIYAYSDEDLYVNLFIPSILKWSEKKLVLRQENNFPENPSTKLVFDVAPKSNINLKLRSPEWANASEITISINGKNINVPVDAEGYFTINKKWKKGDVIEMKMPMHLSAEQLPDHSDYFAFKYGPIVLAARYGKENQDGLFADDSRGGHIAHGPQIPLNEIPAILGSSDSVLSHLETVNDKDLTFRLKGLYPQNKFSNGLELVPFYKIQEERYIIYFPQANQDKIEMIQKQKAKEEEEIRKLDNITTDKIQLGEQQPESDHFIDSKDSNTGYMEDRHFREAKGWFSYQMRNKDKNAKYLYLIYFDANNNRTLNVEINGKKAISKNFDGKMGGSPQSLLIPIPESESRKEILNVKFNTNEKSLTPKIIEVRLLTQMPDKN; via the coding sequence ATGAACAAAAAATCACTGATATTATTTTTAAGCTTTACTTCGCTTGCTTTTGGGCAGGTAAAGAAAAATGTTAGCTACTTTCCGCTTAACAAGGTTCATCTGTCCAAAAGTGTTTTCAGCAAGGCAATGCAGACCGATGAAAAATATATCCTTTCGATGGATGCAGACCGACTTCTTGCACCTTATCTAAAAGAAGCAGGACTGAAACCTAAAAAAGAAAACTATCCCAATTGGGAAAATACTGGGCTTGACGGTCATATCGGCGGTCATTACATTTCAGCTTTGGCGTTAATGTATGCTTCCACAGGCGATCCAAAAGTCAAGCAGCGTTTGGATTATATGATTAATGAATTGGAACGTTGCCAGAATCTTTCAGAAAACGGTTATCTTTCAGGTGTTCCGAACGGTAAAAAAATCTGGAAGGAAATTGCCGATGGAAACATTCGTGCTGCAACTTTCGGTTTGAACGACCGTTGGGTTCCTTTATATAATATTCATAAGATTTATTCAGGTTTGCGCGATGCCTATTGGTATGCAGATAGTGAGAAAGCAAAAAAAATGCTGATAAAACTCACGGATTGGATGGCTGATGAAGTTTCCGGACTTTCCGATGAACAGATTCAGGATATGTTGCGCAGCGAGCACGGCGGTCTGAATGAAGTTTTTGCCGACGTTTACGACATCACAAAAAATCCGAAATACCTCAAGCTTGCCCATCGTTTTTCACATCTCGCCATTTTAAACCCATTGCTGAATGGTGAAGACAAACTCACAGGAATCCACGCTAATACACAGATTCCGAAAGTGATTGGTTTCAAAAGAATTGCAGATTTAGAAAATAATAAAGAATGGAGCAATGCTGCCGATTTTTTCTGGACGAATGTCACGCAAAAAAGATCAGCGATTATCGGAGGAAACAGTGTGAGCGAGCATTTCAATCCCATCAATGATTTCAGCGGAATGATTAAAAGTATCGAAGGTCCCGAAACCTGCAATACGTATAATATGCTGAAACTTTCCAAAGAATTGTATGTGACAAATCCAAAATCATCTTACGTAGATTATTACGAAAGAGCTTTGTACAATCATATTCTTTCCACCCAAAATCCCGAAAAAGGCGGTTTTGTCTATTTCACGCCGATGCGTCCCGGCCATTACAGGGTTTATTCCCAGCCGGAAACCAGCTTTTGGTGCTGCGTAGGTTCGGGAATGGAAAATCACGCCAAATACGGTGAAATGATTTATGCTTATTCTGATGAAGATTTATACGTGAATCTATTTATTCCTTCCATTTTAAAGTGGTCTGAAAAGAAATTGGTTTTGAGACAGGAAAATAATTTCCCTGAAAATCCATCGACAAAATTAGTTTTTGATGTTGCTCCGAAATCAAATATAAATTTAAAATTAAGATCTCCTGAATGGGCAAATGCTTCTGAAATTACAATTTCAATCAATGGTAAAAATATCAATGTTCCGGTTGATGCCGAAGGCTATTTTACCATTAATAAAAAATGGAAAAAAGGAGATGTTATCGAAATGAAAATGCCGATGCATCTTTCCGCAGAGCAGCTTCCTGATCATTCGGACTATTTTGCGTTTAAATATGGCCCGATTGTTTTGGCTGCGAGATACGGAAAAGAAAATCAGGACGGACTTTTCGCTGATGACAGCAGAGGCGGACATATCGCGCACGGACCACAAATTCCTTTGAATGAAATTCCTGCCATTTTGGGAAGTTCAGATTCGGTTTTAAGCCATTTGGAAACGGTGAATGATAAGGATTTGACTTTCAGATTAAAAGGTTTGTATCCTCAGAATAAGTTCAGTAACGGATTAGAATTGGTTCCGTTTTATAAAATTCAGGAAGAACGTTATATTATTTATTTTCCGCAGGCGAATCAGGATAAAATCGAAATGATTCAGAAACAAAAAGCCAAAGAAGAAGAGGAAATCAGAAAACTGGACAACATCACAACTGATAAAATTCAGTTAGGAGAACAGCAGCCGGAATCCGACCATTTCATCGACAGTAAAGATTCCAACACCGGTTATATGGAGGACCGCCATTTCCGTGAGGCAAAAGGTTGGTTCAGCTATCAGATGAGAAACAAAGATAAGAATGCAAAGTACCTTTATCTTATTTATTTTGATGCCAACAATAACAGAACTTTAAATGTAGAAATCAATGGAAAAAAAGCAATTTCTAAAAATTTCGACGGAAAAATGGGTGGCTCTCCACAATCATTATTAATCCCGATTCCTGAATCTGAAAGTAGGAAAGAGATTCTTAATGTAAAATTTAATACAAATGAAAAATCGCTTACACCGAAAATCATCGAGGTAAGATTGCTGACCCAAATGCCAGATAAAAACTAA
- a CDS encoding NUDIX hydrolase, with translation MTQDYSHFPRHLVAVDCIIFGFDGENLKILLVQRNFEPKMGEWSLMGGFIGDEETSDEAAQRVLNTLTGLENIYLEQLNSYTQIDREPTARIMSISYYALINIEKNIQINEKYSAKWFDLQDFPTLIFDHNEMVKDAVLRLRRRASTRPIGFELLPEKFTMKDLQTLYEAIFNEQYDKRNFISKINALDILVKTEGKDMSSSKKGSFLYTFDEEKYNKKIAEGFMFKI, from the coding sequence ATGACACAAGACTATTCTCATTTTCCACGACATCTGGTAGCTGTTGACTGCATTATTTTCGGGTTCGATGGCGAAAATCTTAAAATCCTTCTGGTACAAAGGAATTTTGAACCGAAAATGGGAGAATGGTCATTAATGGGCGGTTTTATCGGGGACGAAGAAACCTCTGATGAAGCGGCACAGCGTGTCCTGAACACACTTACCGGACTGGAAAATATCTATCTTGAACAGCTTAATTCCTACACTCAAATCGACCGTGAACCGACGGCGAGAATTATGTCGATTTCATATTATGCACTGATCAATATTGAAAAAAATATTCAGATCAATGAAAAATATAGCGCAAAATGGTTTGACCTGCAGGATTTTCCGACCTTAATTTTCGACCATAATGAAATGGTGAAAGATGCGGTTCTGAGGCTGAGAAGAAGAGCATCTACAAGACCTATCGGTTTTGAGCTTCTGCCGGAAAAATTCACGATGAAAGATCTGCAGACTTTATACGAAGCCATCTTCAACGAACAGTATGACAAGCGGAATTTCATCAGCAAAATCAATGCGCTGGATATTCTTGTGAAAACGGAAGGAAAAGATATGAGTTCGTCTAAAAAAGGTTCTTTTCTTTACACTTTTGACGAAGAAAAATACAATAAGAAAATTGCGGAAGGATTTATGTTTAAGATTTAA
- a CDS encoding DUF294 nucleotidyltransferase-like domain-containing protein, which produces MMQEKIISLLKITEPFHLLPETVLAEISETLTKTEFSKDTLVYRQEVTEMRGVDIIESGEYETFFFDAAENKRCISIHDSPYCFGGISVVLNRIRALKSAIAKKGTVVYTLPKKEFYELCNAYEDFFHYFTSDFGKKMLDEEFSHFVKTPATFEESYFAADQLYSRKIKGITYKSIVSCEENTPVFEAAQMMATHKVSCIFVKKSANEEIIGYATDITLRDNVIARCLDSRIAIYEVMDNPIVSISIDAYLYEAVLMMFKTKSRYLLVKDNGEYVGFLSRNRLLSEQGQSPLVFIQSVKQAESVEELKKKWKQVPDIITQLLGRGVHGEIASQVITTIADTITGKVIEKVIRQIGKPPAKFAFIVTGSEGRKEQTLSTDQDNGIIYEDKANEHREMVREYFLDFAKKVSDDLNTIGFEYCKGNFMASNPKWTHSLSHWKRNYNQWIEESVPETAMKLSTFFDFRFIYGEENIVKELKTFIKEKLVSPNQLFFAHIAKNALQYEPPLTFLKRIKTQTIGKSEVFDIKTAMSPIVDLLRVYALKNQLEIENTGERMKKLTEIGVFTQQQYNEMHQSYYYLMALRLKNQANQINIDKKHPDNYIEISKLTKIERVTLIEIFKTIANFQLGIKVKFTGSF; this is translated from the coding sequence ATGATGCAGGAAAAAATTATTTCACTTTTAAAAATAACAGAACCTTTTCACCTTTTACCCGAAACCGTTCTTGCAGAAATCTCAGAAACGCTCACAAAAACGGAATTTTCTAAAGATACGTTGGTCTATCGTCAGGAAGTGACGGAAATGAGAGGGGTAGACATTATTGAATCCGGAGAATACGAAACATTTTTTTTCGATGCAGCGGAAAACAAAAGATGTATTTCGATACACGATTCGCCTTATTGTTTTGGGGGAATATCTGTGGTTCTGAACAGAATACGTGCATTGAAATCGGCGATTGCCAAAAAGGGAACTGTTGTTTATACATTGCCAAAAAAGGAATTCTACGAGCTGTGTAACGCGTATGAAGACTTTTTCCACTATTTTACATCAGATTTCGGCAAAAAAATGCTGGATGAAGAATTTTCTCATTTTGTGAAAACCCCTGCAACGTTTGAAGAAAGTTATTTTGCGGCCGACCAGCTTTATTCCAGAAAAATAAAAGGAATTACCTACAAAAGTATCGTTTCCTGCGAAGAAAATACTCCTGTTTTTGAGGCGGCTCAAATGATGGCAACTCATAAAGTAAGCTGCATCTTTGTGAAAAAATCAGCAAATGAGGAAATTATCGGCTATGCGACAGATATTACCTTGCGAGATAATGTTATTGCCCGCTGCCTGGATTCCAGAATTGCAATTTATGAGGTGATGGATAATCCCATTGTAAGTATTTCAATCGACGCTTATCTTTATGAAGCGGTTCTGATGATGTTTAAAACTAAATCAAGATATCTTCTTGTAAAAGATAATGGCGAGTATGTAGGTTTTCTGAGCAGAAATCGCCTGTTGAGCGAGCAAGGGCAGAGTCCGCTTGTTTTTATACAATCTGTAAAACAGGCTGAAAGTGTAGAAGAACTTAAGAAAAAATGGAAACAGGTTCCGGATATTATTACTCAATTATTGGGAAGGGGAGTGCACGGGGAGATTGCCAGTCAGGTCATCACAACAATTGCTGATACAATAACAGGAAAAGTAATAGAAAAAGTTATCAGGCAGATAGGAAAACCTCCTGCAAAATTTGCGTTTATCGTGACCGGGAGCGAAGGCCGGAAAGAACAGACTCTAAGCACAGACCAGGACAACGGAATTATCTACGAGGATAAAGCCAATGAACACCGTGAAATGGTAAGGGAATATTTTCTGGATTTTGCCAAAAAAGTTTCGGATGATCTCAATACTATTGGGTTTGAATACTGCAAAGGAAATTTTATGGCAAGCAATCCCAAATGGACTCATTCTCTTTCTCACTGGAAAAGAAATTACAACCAATGGATCGAAGAATCGGTGCCGGAAACCGCAATGAAGCTTTCCACTTTTTTCGATTTCCGTTTTATTTATGGTGAAGAAAATATTGTGAAAGAACTGAAAACCTTTATTAAGGAAAAATTGGTTTCGCCCAATCAGCTGTTTTTTGCTCATATTGCTAAAAATGCTCTACAGTACGAACCGCCTTTGACTTTTCTCAAAAGAATTAAAACCCAGACCATCGGGAAATCAGAGGTTTTTGATATCAAAACTGCGATGTCGCCAATTGTAGATTTACTCCGTGTGTATGCGTTGAAAAACCAGTTGGAAATAGAGAATACCGGCGAACGAATGAAAAAACTGACGGAAATAGGAGTTTTCACGCAACAGCAATACAATGAAATGCATCAGTCTTACTATTATCTGATGGCACTTCGGCTAAAAAATCAGGCAAACCAGATCAATATTGATAAAAAGCATCCTGATAATTATATCGAAATCAGTAAACTTACCAAAATAGAGCGTGTCACTTTAATCGAAATTTTTAAAACCATTGCTAATTTCCAGCTGGGAATCAAAGTGAAGTTTACAGGAAGTTTTTAA
- a CDS encoding 3'-5' exonuclease: MKTYFLFIDTETTGIPKRWSLPYSEKDNWPSAVQVAWVIYDENAQEVKRENFYIFNEDLKISSKSLKIHGITKEFLSKNGQERTLVLEKLSTDIKEFQPLITGHFTEFDIHTLSADFYRANLENPFLHSHFYCTMLKSKGYAVNPEADYFKLPQLYEFLFNEKMEHLHNAMIDAEITAKCFFEIRKRGEISEADFQNIHQKIESGLKFLTHKMK; this comes from the coding sequence TTGAAAACCTATTTTCTTTTCATCGATACCGAAACTACGGGAATCCCGAAACGATGGAGTCTGCCTTATTCTGAGAAAGATAATTGGCCTTCCGCAGTTCAGGTGGCCTGGGTTATTTATGACGAAAATGCCCAGGAAGTTAAACGTGAAAATTTTTATATTTTTAATGAGGATTTGAAAATCAGTTCGAAGTCATTGAAAATCCACGGTATTACCAAAGAATTCTTAAGTAAAAACGGACAGGAAAGAACGTTGGTTTTAGAAAAGCTTTCAACGGATATAAAAGAATTTCAACCATTGATTACGGGACATTTTACAGAGTTTGATATTCACACACTAAGCGCCGATTTTTACAGGGCAAACCTGGAAAATCCTTTTCTGCATAGTCATTTCTACTGCACAATGCTTAAAAGTAAAGGGTATGCTGTTAATCCGGAAGCTGATTATTTTAAACTGCCTCAGCTTTACGAGTTTCTTTTTAATGAAAAAATGGAACATCTCCACAATGCGATGATCGATGCAGAAATAACTGCAAAATGTTTTTTTGAAATCCGGAAAAGGGGAGAGATTTCAGAAGCTGACTTTCAGAATATTCATCAGAAAATCGAATCCGGTTTAAAGTTTTTAACCCATAAAATGAAATAA
- a CDS encoding sodium:solute symporter family transporter: MGNLATIDIIIFLIYFVVVAGYGIWIYNKKKSAATGSKDYFLAEGSLTWWAIGASLIASNISAEQFIGMSGEGFFVGVAVAAYEWIAALALIIIAIWFIPIYLKNKIYTMPQFLETRYNKSVSLIMAVFWLFLYVIVNLTSILYLGALAIDTLLGGGHLHIIMIGLLLMALLIGLGGMKVIGYTDVIQVAVLIIGGFATVYMALQIVDQRINGAAVGNALTGFQTLMNEAPQHFKLMLEKPVKTTTTLAMPENLDVQKYVVLPGLAMYFAGQWIVNLNYWGCNQYITQRALGADLKTARTGILFAGFLKLFMPIIVMLPGIAAYVLYTKGHLPGFNGVKDGAYSAILGFLPVGLKGLAVAALTAAIVASLAGKVNSISTIFTLDIYKKYLKADATEIQMVRTGRWAIIIAMFVALAFTWTDVLGIGGEGGFTFIQKYTGFISPGVFAMFLLGMFWKRTTGTAALVGVILGFVLAIFFNSFAVEIFGKETWLYTAFTYEKLENGVVHTITEIPFLINMGWSFFFTIVAMILISLVGPKVNPKAFAIDASMFKVDNRTLVLIVVTLLLLTALYVRFW, translated from the coding sequence ATGGGAAATTTAGCAACTATTGATATCATTATATTTCTGATTTATTTTGTGGTGGTAGCCGGTTACGGAATCTGGATTTATAACAAAAAAAAATCAGCAGCAACAGGCAGTAAAGATTATTTCCTTGCGGAAGGTTCACTAACCTGGTGGGCGATTGGAGCGAGTTTGATTGCTTCCAACATTTCGGCAGAACAGTTCATCGGGATGTCCGGTGAAGGGTTTTTCGTCGGCGTAGCAGTGGCAGCTTATGAATGGATTGCAGCATTGGCGCTCATCATTATTGCCATTTGGTTCATTCCGATTTATCTTAAAAACAAAATTTATACGATGCCGCAATTTTTGGAAACCCGTTACAACAAATCGGTTTCCCTGATTATGGCGGTGTTCTGGCTGTTTTTATATGTGATTGTCAACCTTACTTCCATTCTTTATTTAGGAGCTTTGGCTATTGATACGCTGTTGGGCGGCGGTCATCTTCATATCATTATGATTGGATTGCTTTTAATGGCATTATTAATCGGTCTTGGCGGAATGAAAGTAATCGGTTACACCGACGTAATTCAGGTGGCGGTTTTAATTATCGGAGGTTTTGCTACGGTTTATATGGCACTTCAGATTGTTGACCAGAGAATCAACGGAGCGGCTGTAGGAAATGCTTTGACAGGTTTTCAGACCTTGATGAACGAAGCACCACAACATTTCAAATTAATGCTTGAAAAACCGGTTAAAACAACGACAACTTTAGCAATGCCTGAAAATTTGGACGTTCAGAAATATGTTGTCCTTCCGGGCTTAGCAATGTATTTTGCAGGACAGTGGATTGTTAATTTAAATTATTGGGGTTGTAACCAGTACATCACACAAAGAGCTCTGGGAGCTGATTTGAAAACAGCGAGAACTGGGATTTTATTCGCAGGATTCCTTAAATTATTTATGCCGATTATCGTAATGCTTCCGGGAATTGCGGCTTACGTTTTGTATACGAAAGGTCACTTACCTGGTTTTAACGGAGTGAAAGACGGAGCATATTCTGCAATATTAGGTTTTTTACCGGTTGGTCTGAAAGGTCTTGCTGTAGCAGCTTTGACGGCAGCAATCGTTGCTTCACTGGCAGGAAAAGTAAACAGTATCTCAACGATTTTCACATTAGATATTTATAAAAAATATTTGAAGGCTGATGCGACGGAAATTCAAATGGTAAGAACCGGAAGATGGGCGATTATTATTGCAATGTTTGTAGCTTTGGCATTTACCTGGACAGATGTTTTAGGTATCGGTGGTGAAGGTGGATTTACTTTCATTCAGAAATATACAGGATTTATCAGTCCGGGCGTTTTTGCGATGTTCCTTTTAGGAATGTTCTGGAAAAGAACAACCGGAACTGCAGCTTTGGTAGGCGTAATTTTAGGATTTGTTCTGGCAATTTTCTTCAATAGTTTTGCTGTGGAAATTTTCGGAAAAGAAACTTGGCTATACACAGCTTTTACTTATGAAAAACTGGAAAATGGTGTAGTTCATACCATTACTGAAATTCCGTTCCTGATTAATATGGGCTGGTCATTCTTTTTCACGATTGTAGCAATGATCCTGATAAGTCTTGTAGGACCGAAAGTGAACCCGAAAGCATTTGCAATCGATGCATCAATGTTCAAAGTGGATAACAGAACATTGGTTTTAATTGTTGTAACGTTACTTTTATTAACTGCACTTTACGTGAGATTTTGGTAA